From Neisseria musculi, the proteins below share one genomic window:
- a CDS encoding RlmE family RNA methyltransferase, with the protein MSVRSKSSKAWLNEHVNDHYVHLAKKEGYRARAAYKLLEINEKDKLIRPGMVLADLGSAPGSWSQAAAQLAGSGGKVFALDILPMDAIEGVSFIQGDFREDAVLVEFEKLLAGRPLDLVICDMAPNMSGNAVTDQARSFDLCGLALDFAAQHLKTGGNFLVKVFQGAGYQEYAASMRAVFASVQTRKPNASRNRSSEIYLLGKNKR; encoded by the coding sequence ATGTCGGTGCGTTCCAAATCTTCCAAAGCATGGCTTAACGAACACGTTAACGACCATTATGTACACTTGGCGAAAAAGGAAGGCTACCGCGCACGCGCGGCTTACAAACTATTGGAAATCAATGAAAAAGACAAACTTATCCGCCCAGGTATGGTATTGGCCGATTTGGGCAGCGCACCCGGCAGCTGGTCGCAGGCGGCAGCGCAGCTGGCCGGCAGTGGCGGAAAGGTGTTTGCTTTGGATATTTTACCGATGGATGCGATAGAGGGCGTATCGTTTATCCAAGGTGATTTTCGTGAAGATGCGGTTTTGGTCGAGTTTGAAAAGTTGTTGGCAGGCCGCCCGCTGGATCTTGTAATTTGCGATATGGCACCCAATATGTCGGGCAATGCCGTAACGGATCAGGCACGCAGTTTTGATTTGTGCGGGTTGGCTTTGGATTTTGCAGCCCAGCATTTGAAAACCGGCGGTAATTTTTTAGTTAAAGTGTTTCAGGGAGCAGGGTATCAAGAGTATGCTGCGTCCATGCGCGCAGTGTTTGCTTCGGTGCAGACCAGAAAACCGAATGCCTCCCGCAATCGTTCCAGTGAGATTTATTTATTGGGCAAAAATAAACGCTGA
- the yhbY gene encoding ribosome assembly RNA-binding protein YhbY, with the protein MADPLTTQEILTLKARAHHLNPVVMVGRHGLTESVIKETDTALAAHELIKVRISGDDRAERTAICQALCEAVNAQLVQHIGKLLVLWRKNTDN; encoded by the coding sequence ATGGCCGACCCACTCACCACCCAAGAAATTTTAACGCTCAAAGCCCGTGCCCATCATTTAAATCCCGTTGTGATGGTAGGCCGGCACGGTCTGACCGAATCCGTTATCAAAGAGACCGACACGGCGCTGGCAGCGCACGAGCTGATTAAAGTGCGCATATCGGGAGACGACCGTGCCGAACGCACAGCTATTTGCCAGGCTCTGTGCGAAGCGGTAAACGCGCAGTTGGTGCAGCATATCGGCAAACTGCTGGTTTTATGGCGCAAAAACACCGACAACTGA
- a CDS encoding DUF4149 domain-containing protein, producing MMKKLSGVLAGVWLGLQLGVGYLAAPVLFQHLERMQAGALAGILFTATSYIGLFVWLLVYFTGRLEQKRNDTRRHTGKWILLLLALLAVNQFLIAPVIEAHKTGTANWLLMLLGGSFGRWHGVSTIIYMVCSVLGLGLVLRLVKMEWR from the coding sequence ATGATGAAAAAATTGTCCGGTGTGTTGGCCGGAGTATGGCTGGGCTTGCAGTTGGGCGTGGGCTATCTGGCTGCCCCCGTTTTGTTTCAGCATTTGGAAAGAATGCAGGCGGGTGCCTTGGCAGGAATTTTGTTCACCGCAACATCATATATCGGTCTGTTTGTTTGGCTGCTGGTTTATTTTACGGGCAGGTTGGAGCAAAAACGAAATGATACGCGCAGGCATACGGGAAAATGGATTTTGCTGCTGCTGGCTTTGCTGGCGGTAAACCAGTTTTTGATTGCGCCTGTGATCGAAGCGCATAAAACAGGCACGGCAAACTGGCTGTTAATGTTGCTGGGCGGCTCGTTCGGCAGGTGGCACGGCGTTTCGACCATTATTTATATGGTGTGCAGCGTATTGGGGCTGGGTTTGGTGTTGCGCTTGGTTAAAATGGAATGGCGCTAG
- a CDS encoding YdgA family protein produces the protein MKKLLISLLLALAAVSAALFGALPYYLGIKAEESLAAQQQLLSQSGFLTIESHQYRRGWFGATETTVVRLKPTLLHNTGKYLPDNIKTVLKEPVKIINHIQHGPFAGSFTPIRAHVETEFRYHPEAAKVLARFFGTQAPVSLTNTVHLSGSGKLSLTVPAFDYEELSGIKLNWQGLSGTTAYQPGFAAYSHDYTAPALLAELAGKGNIALENLRIRTETTDGGNQLALGGSRFKLDKFSMHWKEGFDYHIKINELVNLITDLQIGAFINPTGTVAPSKIAVEKLSFDTQTRENGEWIDSEGRFRFETLVYGDTRYGPLDINVTAEHLDAKSLLAVKNKMAELSSKEMNEEQIQSELLKTARDEASGLFTRNPVLNVKNFTFKTPQGTIDVKGRLGFNGLTRADMDNLSAMLDKTHARFDMQVPQKLLEQLAVSQAGNIFSVNPEDLAEGRASLEDINETLRLMVESTVNSMAHGQYLTIDEGNIKTLLELDNGRLKLNGRIFQTAPEPEFTEADMLPETAVSAP, from the coding sequence ATGAAAAAGCTATTGATTTCCCTGTTGCTTGCCCTTGCGGCCGTATCGGCAGCCTTATTTGGCGCACTGCCCTACTATCTCGGCATCAAAGCCGAAGAGAGCCTGGCCGCCCAGCAACAACTACTGTCGCAATCCGGCTTTCTCACCATCGAATCGCACCAATACCGGCGCGGCTGGTTCGGCGCAACCGAAACCACAGTCGTGCGGCTGAAACCCACATTGCTTCATAACACCGGGAAATACCTGCCCGACAACATAAAAACCGTTTTAAAAGAACCTGTTAAAATTATCAACCATATTCAGCACGGCCCGTTTGCCGGCAGTTTTACGCCCATACGCGCCCATGTGGAAACCGAATTCCGATACCACCCCGAAGCGGCCAAAGTGTTGGCGCGCTTTTTCGGCACTCAGGCACCCGTCAGCCTAACCAACACCGTTCATCTCAGCGGCAGCGGCAAGCTGTCTTTAACCGTGCCCGCATTCGATTATGAAGAGCTTTCGGGCATCAAACTGAATTGGCAGGGCTTGAGCGGCACCACCGCCTACCAACCCGGGTTCGCCGCCTATAGCCACGATTACACCGCTCCCGCCCTGCTGGCCGAACTGGCCGGCAAAGGCAATATTGCACTGGAAAACCTGCGTATCCGCACCGAAACCACCGATGGCGGCAACCAATTGGCACTGGGCGGCAGCCGATTCAAGCTGGATAAATTTTCTATGCACTGGAAAGAAGGTTTCGACTACCACATCAAAATCAATGAATTGGTCAATCTGATTACCGACTTGCAGATTGGCGCGTTTATCAACCCCACCGGCACCGTTGCCCCTTCCAAAATCGCCGTAGAAAAACTCAGTTTCGACACCCAAACCCGTGAAAACGGCGAATGGATCGACAGCGAAGGCCGCTTCCGCTTTGAAACCCTCGTTTACGGCGACACCCGCTACGGCCCGCTCGACATCAACGTAACTGCCGAACACCTGGATGCCAAAAGCCTTTTGGCCGTTAAAAACAAAATGGCCGAACTTTCGTCAAAAGAAATGAACGAAGAGCAGATTCAAAGCGAGCTGTTGAAAACCGCCCGCGACGAAGCCTCCGGCCTGTTTACCCGAAACCCCGTTCTAAACGTTAAAAACTTCACCTTTAAAACACCGCAGGGCACAATTGATGTGAAAGGCCGGCTGGGCTTCAACGGGCTCACCCGAGCAGATATGGACAATCTCAGCGCCATGCTCGATAAAACCCATGCCCGCTTCGATATGCAGGTGCCGCAAAAACTGCTCGAGCAGCTCGCCGTCAGCCAGGCCGGCAATATTTTCAGCGTGAATCCGGAAGACCTTGCCGAAGGCCGTGCCAGCCTGGAAGACATCAACGAAACCTTGCGCCTGATGGTGGAGAGCACCGTCAATTCCATGGCGCACGGGCAATATCTCACCATTGATGAAGGCAATATCAAAACCCTGCTTGAGCTGGATAACGGCCGTCTGAAACTCAACGGCAGAATATTCCAAACCGCACCCGAGCCGGAATTTACCGAAGCAGATATGCTGCCCGAAACCGCGGTTTCCGCGCCTTAG
- a CDS encoding TetR/AcrR family transcriptional regulator, with protein MVRPLSAEKHQTLIQTAIALIAEQGLSAGTANIAKQAGVAGGTLFTYFDSKEALFNQAYLSIKADIAAAVSGSGNGGVPIPTGACVIRANGRRCANWNLHCC; from the coding sequence ATGGTCAGACCGTTAAGTGCAGAAAAACACCAAACGCTAATACAAACAGCCATCGCGCTGATTGCCGAACAGGGATTGTCGGCCGGCACCGCCAACATCGCCAAACAGGCAGGCGTGGCCGGCGGAACCCTGTTCACCTATTTCGACAGCAAAGAAGCGCTGTTTAACCAGGCCTATTTAAGCATCAAGGCCGATATTGCCGCCGCCGTGTCAGGCAGCGGCAATGGTGGCGTGCCTATACCGACTGGGGCCTGCGTCATCCGCGCGAACGGGCGGCGGTGCGCCAACTGGAATCTTCATTGTTGCTGA
- a CDS encoding SDR family NAD(P)-dependent oxidoreductase, translating into MKHTALITGASNGIGLELARIHAERGGGLVLVARSQNKLEQLAQELRTQYGSNVTVIAQDLAAPQAAQAVFAQTEQAGIQVDILINNAGFGGHGRFFERELAKEQQMIQLNITALTELTHLYLQDMARRGGKILNVSSTASFMPGPLQAVYYASKAYVTSFSQALAEEVREFGVTVTALCPGAVATGFVDAGGLQDVGAWKNAKSAQSVAEYGYRAMEKGELVAFNEGKLKFALEWIIPLLPRKTVLKMSRKAMEK; encoded by the coding sequence ATGAAACACACCGCATTAATCACCGGCGCTTCCAACGGCATCGGTTTGGAGCTGGCCCGCATTCACGCCGAACGCGGCGGCGGTTTGGTTTTGGTGGCGCGCTCGCAAAACAAACTCGAACAGCTGGCGCAGGAATTGCGCACGCAATACGGCAGCAACGTTACCGTGATTGCGCAGGATTTGGCCGCACCGCAGGCCGCGCAGGCAGTATTTGCCCAAACCGAGCAGGCGGGCATTCAAGTGGATATTTTGATCAACAATGCCGGATTCGGCGGTCACGGCCGCTTTTTCGAGCGCGAATTGGCCAAAGAGCAGCAAATGATCCAACTTAATATCACCGCGCTCACCGAGCTGACCCATCTCTATCTGCAAGACATGGCGCGGCGCGGCGGCAAAATCCTAAACGTTTCCTCCACCGCCTCGTTTATGCCCGGCCCCCTGCAGGCGGTGTATTACGCCAGCAAAGCCTATGTGACTTCGTTCAGCCAGGCGCTGGCCGAAGAAGTGCGCGAATTCGGCGTTACCGTTACCGCGCTGTGCCCCGGTGCGGTGGCAACGGGTTTCGTAGATGCCGGCGGTTTGCAGGATGTGGGCGCATGGAAAAACGCCAAATCGGCGCAATCAGTGGCCGAATACGGCTATCGGGCAATGGAAAAAGGCGAACTGGTGGCATTTAACGAAGGCAAACTGAAGTTTGCCTTGGAATGGATAATTCCGCTGCTGCCGCGCAAAACCGTGTTGAAAATGTCGCGCAAGGCAATGGAAAAGTAG
- a CDS encoding NAD(P)H-binding protein, which produces MHALIIGATGATGRALLDTLLNNSAFGRVSIFVRRPVAVEHPKLAVHVIDFAQTRTWQDKVRGDALFSCLGTTLKDAGSKEAQWQIDYDYPYRFAQTAQANGVPQLLLVSSAYANPASKGFYTRMKGRLEQDITALGFASLGIFRPPSLVRPNTDRTGEKTALWILNRLNRIGLLHAMQPMPVAELAQALAAAAKQAVPGVRILETQEIRAAADTR; this is translated from the coding sequence ATGCACGCCCTCATTATCGGCGCCACCGGCGCAACCGGCCGCGCGTTGTTGGATACCTTGCTGAACAATTCCGCCTTCGGGCGGGTCAGCATTTTCGTGCGCCGCCCCGTGGCCGTTGAGCACCCCAAACTTGCGGTTCATGTTATCGATTTCGCGCAAACCCGCACCTGGCAAGACAAAGTGCGCGGCGATGCGCTGTTTTCCTGCCTCGGCACCACCCTTAAAGACGCAGGCAGCAAAGAAGCGCAGTGGCAAATTGATTACGACTACCCATACCGGTTTGCACAAACCGCCCAAGCCAACGGCGTGCCACAGTTGCTGCTGGTGTCTTCCGCCTACGCCAACCCCGCATCGAAAGGGTTTTACACCCGCATGAAAGGCAGGCTGGAGCAAGATATTACCGCGCTGGGTTTTGCCTCGCTCGGCATCTTCCGCCCGCCGAGCCTGGTGCGCCCGAACACCGACCGCACCGGCGAAAAAACCGCACTGTGGATATTGAACCGCTTAAACCGCATCGGCCTGTTGCACGCCATGCAGCCCATGCCCGTGGCAGAACTGGCGCAAGCCCTGGCAGCAGCCGCCAAACAGGCAGTACCGGGCGTGCGCATTTTGGAAACACAGGAAATCCGCGCTGCAGCCGACACGCGATAA
- a CDS encoding LysR substrate-binding domain-containing protein, with translation MADSERLFARNSRQQDQHIAGLVRIAVPDMALMQEVLGELWEKSAGLPDLMIDWRSDLGLVDVVDAQIDVGIRFGTPEDSRLIIKKVGTAEDCIVASPELIAQTGMPEDWQSLQRHYPLSALINPNTGRVWNWYLSNQYQFSPARPKFVSNRMENELIGVLKGQAFSCLPRLLCQPYLSTGELVELFPEMERKKWTAYVYRPQRTVTPPRIRFVFDALAEILAQKLSRSKQPARHADQA, from the coding sequence TTGGCCGACAGCGAACGCCTGTTTGCCCGAAACAGCAGGCAGCAAGACCAACATATCGCCGGCCTGGTGCGTATTGCCGTGCCGGATATGGCCTTGATGCAGGAAGTGCTGGGTGAACTTTGGGAAAAATCGGCCGGCCTCCCCGATTTGATGATTGATTGGCGGTCGGATTTGGGCTTGGTCGATGTGGTCGATGCGCAAATCGATGTCGGCATCCGCTTCGGCACGCCCGAAGACAGCCGTTTGATTATCAAAAAAGTCGGCACGGCAGAAGACTGCATTGTCGCCAGCCCCGAATTGATCGCGCAGACCGGCATGCCGGAAGACTGGCAAAGCCTGCAACGGCATTATCCCCTGAGCGCGTTAATCAACCCCAACACAGGGCGGGTATGGAATTGGTATCTGTCCAACCAATACCAATTTTCCCCGGCCAGGCCGAAATTTGTCAGCAACCGCATGGAAAACGAATTGATCGGCGTGTTAAAGGGGCAGGCCTTCTCCTGCCTGCCGCGCCTGCTGTGCCAACCGTATTTATCAACCGGCGAACTGGTGGAATTATTCCCCGAAATGGAACGCAAGAAGTGGACGGCGTATGTGTACCGCCCGCAACGCACGGTAACACCGCCGCGCATCCGCTTTGTATTCGATGCGTTGGCAGAAATTCTGGCGCAGAAACTATCCCGTTCAAAACAGCCCGCCCGCCATGCGGACCAAGCTTGA
- a CDS encoding flavodoxin family protein — protein MLITSAAAVIVGIDSYQYRQNQQLIEKFAPDKDKAPSKTLVVFFSRSGNTEIMARKITQLTGADILPLQSAHNQIGGGGWLQALQDARNTDADITPNKVDLSAYDTVYIGSPVWLYNPAPQIYQFAKNHDFSGKQVILFNSMNSKFEQRFIDDFKDIVKQNGGTFTRHLYIIRGRMGQQMPADVFLQKVEKLMETEAH, from the coding sequence TTGCTCATTACGTCGGCCGCTGCGGTTATCGTGGGCATAGATTCCTATCAATACCGGCAAAATCAACAATTAATCGAAAAATTTGCGCCCGATAAAGATAAAGCGCCAAGCAAAACCCTGGTGGTGTTTTTCTCCCGCTCGGGCAATACCGAAATCATGGCGCGCAAAATTACCCAATTAACTGGGGCCGATATATTGCCTTTGCAGTCTGCCCACAATCAAATTGGGGGGGGGGGCTGGCTACAAGCCTTACAAGATGCCCGCAATACCGATGCGGATATTACGCCTAATAAAGTGGATTTAAGTGCTTATGATACAGTGTATATCGGCTCGCCCGTGTGGTTGTACAACCCGGCACCGCAGATTTATCAGTTTGCCAAAAACCATGATTTTTCAGGAAAACAGGTGATTCTGTTCAATTCGATGAACAGCAAATTCGAGCAGCGTTTTATTGATGATTTTAAAGATATTGTCAAACAAAACGGCGGCACATTTACCAGGCATCTCTACATTATCCGCGGGCGGATGGGGCAGCAGATGCCGGCGGATGTATTTTTGCAGAAGGTGGAAAAACTGATGGAAACCGAAGCGCATTAA
- a CDS encoding histone deacetylase family protein, which produces MNIVKYMRTKLRRLLGQKAKTAWISHPLFLQHEPDTGHPESPKRIAAIEAELERQGIRSVMQAVQASEVADKQLALVHPRKYLRFLESVQPPAGKIYRLDGDTVMSHESLQAARYAAGAVVKAVEMVMKGEAFNAFCAVRPPGHHAHSGKAGGFCLINNVAVGAMHAIANFRLQRIAVVDFDVHHGDGTEEIFGNDPRILFFNSFAQGLYPFPETGRSKERNSVEIEFAPHTGSRMFRKAVREQWLPRLQAFKPELVLLSAGFDAHKQDETGRLNLHEADFAWLTHKIMRAAESAEGRVVSVLEGGYTLESLAASAAAHLYVLAAQGKPECVLQYDRHLRHSLSKGRGGGKRV; this is translated from the coding sequence ATGAATATCGTTAAATATATGCGCACCAAATTGCGCCGCCTGCTGGGTCAAAAGGCCAAAACGGCGTGGATCAGCCATCCGCTGTTTCTACAGCACGAACCGGATACCGGTCATCCCGAATCGCCGAAGCGGATCGCAGCTATTGAAGCAGAGCTTGAAAGACAGGGCATCCGGAGCGTGATGCAGGCCGTGCAGGCGTCAGAAGTGGCCGACAAACAGCTGGCTTTGGTTCACCCGCGCAAATATCTGCGCTTTTTGGAGTCGGTGCAGCCGCCTGCGGGCAAAATCTACCGCCTGGATGGCGATACAGTGATGAGCCACGAATCGTTGCAGGCCGCACGCTATGCAGCGGGTGCGGTGGTGAAGGCGGTGGAAATGGTAATGAAAGGCGAAGCCTTTAACGCCTTCTGTGCCGTGCGCCCGCCCGGACATCATGCCCACAGCGGCAAAGCGGGCGGTTTCTGCCTGATCAACAATGTGGCCGTGGGCGCCATGCACGCCATTGCCAATTTCCGCCTGCAACGCATTGCCGTAGTAGATTTTGATGTACATCACGGCGATGGTACCGAAGAAATTTTCGGCAACGATCCGCGCATACTGTTTTTCAACAGCTTCGCGCAGGGGCTGTATCCGTTTCCAGAGACCGGGCGGAGCAAAGAGCGCAACAGCGTTGAAATCGAGTTTGCACCGCACACCGGCAGCCGCATGTTCCGCAAAGCAGTGCGTGAGCAATGGCTGCCCCGTTTGCAGGCATTCAAGCCGGAGCTGGTGCTGCTTTCGGCGGGTTTCGATGCCCACAAACAAGACGAAACCGGTCGTCTGAACCTGCACGAAGCCGATTTTGCCTGGCTGACCCATAAAATCATGCGCGCGGCCGAGAGCGCCGAAGGCCGTGTAGTGTCGGTGCTTGAGGGGGGCTACACCTTGGAAAGCCTTGCCGCATCGGCAGCAGCGCACCTTTACGTGTTGGCTGCACAGGGCAAACCCGAATGCGTATTGCAATACGACAGGCATCTGCGGCATAGTCTGTCGAAGGGGCGGGGAGGCGGAAAGCGGGTATAA
- the yajC gene encoding preprotein translocase subunit YajC: protein MIDFAYAADAAQPSMLMQFAPLVLILVVFYFLIMRPQQKKFKAHQAMLAELKRGDKVILASGFKGTVNKVGEQFFTVEIARGVEVEVERNAIASKVE, encoded by the coding sequence ATGATTGATTTTGCTTATGCTGCCGATGCCGCCCAACCGAGTATGTTGATGCAGTTTGCCCCGCTGGTGCTGATTTTGGTGGTGTTTTATTTTCTGATTATGCGCCCGCAGCAAAAGAAATTCAAAGCCCACCAAGCAATGTTGGCCGAACTCAAGCGCGGCGACAAGGTTATTTTGGCTTCGGGCTTCAAAGGCACAGTCAACAAAGTGGGCGAGCAGTTTTTTACTGTGGAAATTGCGCGCGGGGTAGAAGTTGAAGTGGAGCGCAACGCCATCGCCAGCAAAGTCGAATAA
- the secD gene encoding protein translocase subunit SecD, with amino-acid sequence MNRYPLWKYLLIAATVILGIIYTLPNLFGETPAVQVSTNRQSIIINDQTEARVAAALKAANIQTDGMFVADNSLKVRFKDTETQLKARDVIENTMGEGYITALNLLADSPEWMAKIKANPMFLGLDLRGGVHFTMQVDMKAALQKTFERYSGDIRRELRRQKIRTGTVRQTENSLIVPFQDRADLQKALPQLRNYFPEATLTPQDNNLVLTLSQDVLNKVRNDALKQNITTLHNRVNELGVAEPVIQQAGAERIVVQLPGVQDTAKAKDIIGRTATLEVRMVSDDPAQVQTALAGNVPSGYELLYSAGEQPHPTLVSRQVELTGDNINDAQPGFDEMGAPAVNINLDSTGGNIFAELTSQNVGKRMAMVLIDQGKAEVVTAPVIRSAITGGRVQISGSMSAAEANDTSLLLRAGSLAAPMEIVEERTIGPSLGKENIAKGFNSTLWGFAAVAAFMVVYYRLMGVFSTIALTTNILFLIAILSALQATLTLPGIAALALTLGMAIDSNVLINERIREELRAGTPPQQAINLGFQHAWATIVDSNITSLIAGIALLIFGSGPVRGFAVVHCLGILTSMYSSVVVFRALVNLWYGRRRKLQSISIGSVWKPETETAGKE; translated from the coding sequence ATGAACCGTTATCCGCTTTGGAAATACCTGTTGATTGCCGCCACGGTTATTTTGGGCATCATCTATACCCTGCCCAACCTGTTTGGCGAAACCCCGGCAGTGCAAGTATCCACCAACCGACAATCCATCATCATTAACGATCAAACTGAAGCGCGCGTAGCCGCCGCACTCAAAGCTGCCAACATTCAAACCGATGGTATGTTTGTGGCCGACAATTCGCTGAAAGTGCGCTTCAAAGACACTGAAACCCAGCTTAAAGCCCGAGATGTGATTGAAAACACCATGGGAGAAGGCTATATCACCGCGCTCAACCTGCTGGCCGACAGCCCCGAGTGGATGGCTAAAATCAAGGCCAACCCGATGTTTTTGGGCTTGGATCTGCGCGGCGGTGTGCACTTCACCATGCAGGTGGACATGAAAGCTGCCTTGCAGAAAACCTTTGAGCGCTATTCTGGCGATATCCGCCGCGAACTGCGCCGCCAGAAAATCCGCACCGGCACCGTGCGCCAAACCGAAAACAGCTTGATTGTGCCGTTTCAAGACCGCGCCGACTTACAGAAAGCGCTGCCGCAGCTTCGCAATTATTTTCCCGAAGCCACGCTGACCCCGCAGGATAACAATCTGGTGCTGACGCTGTCGCAGGATGTGCTCAACAAAGTGCGCAACGATGCGCTCAAACAAAATATCACCACCCTTCACAACCGCGTAAACGAATTGGGCGTGGCCGAACCGGTGATTCAGCAGGCAGGCGCGGAACGCATTGTCGTGCAGTTGCCGGGCGTGCAGGATACCGCCAAAGCTAAAGACATTATCGGCCGCACCGCCACGCTGGAAGTGCGCATGGTTTCCGATGATCCCGCCCAAGTTCAGACGGCCTTGGCAGGCAATGTTCCCTCAGGTTACGAATTGCTTTACAGCGCGGGCGAGCAGCCGCACCCCACTTTGGTGAGCAGGCAGGTCGAGCTTACCGGCGACAACATCAACGATGCCCAACCGGGCTTTGATGAAATGGGCGCGCCCGCCGTCAATATCAATCTCGACAGCACCGGCGGCAATATCTTTGCCGAACTCACCTCGCAAAATGTGGGCAAACGCATGGCAATGGTGTTGATTGACCAGGGCAAAGCGGAGGTGGTTACCGCGCCTGTTATCCGTTCTGCCATTACCGGCGGCCGCGTTCAAATTTCCGGCAGCATGAGTGCTGCCGAAGCCAACGATACCTCGCTGCTGTTGCGCGCCGGCTCGCTGGCGGCTCCGATGGAAATCGTGGAAGAGCGCACCATCGGCCCGTCTTTAGGCAAAGAAAACATTGCTAAAGGCTTCAATTCTACCCTGTGGGGTTTTGCTGCCGTAGCTGCCTTTATGGTGGTGTATTACCGGCTGATGGGCGTGTTTTCCACCATCGCGCTTACCACCAATATTCTCTTTCTGATAGCGATTCTGTCGGCACTGCAAGCCACGCTGACACTGCCCGGCATTGCTGCGCTGGCCTTGACGCTGGGTATGGCAATCGACTCCAACGTGTTGATTAACGAGCGTATCCGCGAAGAATTGCGTGCGGGTACGCCGCCGCAGCAGGCCATCAACTTAGGCTTTCAGCACGCTTGGGCAACCATTGTCGATTCCAATATCACTTCGCTGATTGCCGGTATCGCCCTGCTGATTTTCGGCTCCGGCCCCGTACGCGGTTTTGCCGTGGTGCACTGCTTGGGTATTCTCACTTCGATGTATTCTTCGGTTGTGGTGTTCCGCGCGCTGGTTAATCTGTGGTACGGTCGCCGCCGCAAACTGCAAAGTATTTCTATCGGCTCGGTGTGGAAACCCGAAACCGAAACGGCCGGCAAGGAGTAA
- the secF gene encoding protein translocase subunit SecF — MELFKIKRDIPFMSYGKLTTFISLVTFIAAVFFLVTKGLNFSVEFTGGTVMEVQYRQSADIDKMRGRLDTLKLGDVQVQALGTNRHIMIRLPNKEGVPSAQLSNNVMNLLKQDNPDVTLRQVEFIGPQVGDELVTNGLLALGMVVAGIIIYLSVRFEWRFAVSAIIANMHDIVIILGCFAFFQWEFSLTVLAGILAVLGYSVNESVVVFDRIRENFRKPQMRNKTVPQIIDNAITATMSRTIITHGSTEAMVLSMLIFGGAALHGFSMALTIGIVFGIYSSVLVASPMLLMFGLSRENLVKPQKQKEEAVV; from the coding sequence ATGGAACTATTCAAAATCAAACGCGATATTCCGTTTATGAGCTATGGCAAGCTCACAACGTTTATCTCACTGGTAACATTTATCGCCGCCGTTTTTTTTCTGGTTACCAAAGGCTTGAACTTCTCGGTTGAATTTACCGGCGGCACGGTAATGGAAGTGCAATACCGGCAAAGTGCCGACATCGACAAAATGCGCGGGCGCCTCGACACGCTGAAGCTGGGCGATGTTCAAGTGCAGGCATTGGGCACCAACCGGCACATCATGATACGCCTGCCGAACAAAGAAGGCGTGCCTTCTGCCCAGCTGTCCAACAATGTGATGAACCTGCTCAAACAAGACAACCCCGATGTTACCCTGCGCCAGGTTGAATTCATCGGCCCGCAGGTAGGCGACGAGCTGGTAACCAACGGCCTTTTGGCGCTGGGCATGGTGGTGGCGGGCATCATTATCTACCTTTCCGTGCGCTTCGAGTGGCGTTTTGCTGTTTCGGCAATTATCGCCAATATGCACGACATTGTGATTATTCTCGGCTGTTTTGCCTTTTTCCAATGGGAGTTCTCACTCACCGTGCTGGCCGGTATTCTCGCGGTGCTGGGCTACTCGGTGAATGAATCGGTGGTGGTGTTTGACCGTATCCGCGAAAATTTCCGCAAACCTCAAATGCGCAATAAAACCGTGCCGCAGATTATCGACAACGCCATTACCGCCACTATGAGCCGCACCATCATCACCCACGGCTCCACCGAGGCCATGGTACTTTCCATGCTGATTTTCGGCGGTGCCGCGCTGCACGGCTTCTCCATGGCACTAACCATCGGCATCGTATTCGGCATCTACTCTTCTGTGCTGGTGGCCAGCCCGATGCTGCTGATGTTCGGATTAAGCCGGGAAAACCTGGTCAAACCGCAAAAGCAGAAAGAAGAAGCCGTGGTTTAA